From Hydra vulgaris chromosome 15, alternate assembly HydraT2T_AEP, one genomic window encodes:
- the LOC136092390 gene encoding uncharacterized protein LOC136092390 has translation MKPLLRNVLLAFNCILLVNCSPYNINRRRKREQSDAELMRLYWSEQLPLGFFVNDGSSETGESLGVLSARDHIQETHEGSGVGRRDDIQRKPTSSVSLKANIEGKKSLSNQKMEKLEENSKMEALVEKSEAKTVVAETETDLGDKRKVRRSVTCQGQKEWLQCDGPYELIKIKSAFWGRDDDHTCKKNSITHGLSTDKNCAQDESNTMQKVREACDNENVCEVVASGVYFDKADCNDVYKFLRLEWQCAPSESRIKESIA, from the exons aATTGTTCGCCATATAATATAAACCGTCGACGTAAACGTGAGCAATCTGATGCAGAACTAATGAGACTTTATTGGAGTGAACAACTTCCATTAGGGTTCTTCGTTAATGACGGCTCTTCTGAAACAG GAGAAAGTCTTGGTGTTTTATCTGCTCGTGATCATATACAAGAAACTCATGAAGGTAGCGGAGTTGGACGACGTGACGATATCCAGCGCAAACCTACCTCTAGCGTTTCGCTAAAAGCCAatattgaaggtaaaaaatctttaagcaatcaaaaaatggaaaaactagaagaaaatagtaaaatggAAGCTTTAGTTGAAAAAAGTGAAGCAAAAACTGTAGTTGCAGAGACTGAAACTGATTTAGGAGATAAAAGAAAG GTTCGCCGTAGTGTGACTTGTCAAGGACAAAAAGAGTGGTTACAATGTGATGGACCTTAtgagttaattaaaataaaaagtgcaTTTTGGGGACGTGATGATGACcacacttgtaaaaaaaatagtatcacGCATGGTCTTTCCACAGATAAAAATTGCGCGCAAGATGAGTCAAATACAATGCAAAAAGTGCGCGAGGCTTGCGATAATGAGAATGTTTGTGAAGTTGTGGCCTCAGGGGTATACTTTGATAAAGCAGACTGCAATGATGTTTATAAGTTCTTAAGATTGGAGTGGCAGTGCGCTCCAAGTGAGTCCAGAATAAAAGAATCAATTGCATAA
- the LOC136072129 gene encoding uncharacterized protein LOC136072129, protein MNNWFKFYFVFILISCVKGGLFDFLKRNKRNDVEDADLAWGYWNAPVTMGVFINDNFRSEYGVEAPSKRTDTPLHPMGSGSGSGEESYLFSDSSKRNKIPKVKLIDSIKSLKSKIEEKRNKTDSMKISELTAQAAKVEIQGEDHEDTKRTISITCQGEKEWLQCPQYHLIKINSAFWGRDDSTTCSRSGIALKRNINKMCAQDESNTMIKVQNACDGENACELVASEIYFDRTDCPDIYKYLRLNWECAHSESRIKDSIEADLKKSKE, encoded by the exons ATGAACAACTGgtttaagttttatttcgtGTTTATACTTATTTCGTGCGTG AAAGGAGGATTATTTGATTTTCTAAAGCGTAATAAACGGAACGATGTTGAAGATGCAGATTTAGCTTGGGGTTATTGGAACGCTCCTGTTACAATGGGAGTGTTCATTAATGATAACTTTCGTTCTGAATATGGAGTAGAGGCTCCATCAAAAAGAACAGATACTCCTCTTCATCCGATGGGAAGCGGCAGTGGTAGCGGTGAGGAGAGCTACCTTTTTTCAGATAgttcaaaacgtaacaaaattcCAAAAGTTAAGCTAATAGACTCTATCAAAAGTTTGAAGTctaaaatagaagaaaaaagaaacaaaacagacTCTATGAAAATATCTGAACTTACTGCTCAAGCAGCCAAAGTAGAAATACAAGGAGAAGATCACGAGGATACTAAA cGAACTATCTCTATAACTTGTCAAGGCGAAAAAGAGTGGTTGCAATGTCCTCAATACCatcttatcaaaataaacagtGCCTTCTGGGGGCGCGACGACTCAACTACATGCAGTCGGTCAGGTATAGCTTTAAAAAGAAACATCAACAAAATGTGCGCTCAAGACGAAAGTAACACTATGATCAAGGTCCAGAATGCTTGTGACGGTGAAAACGCATGCGAGTTAGTGGCATCGGAGATATACTTTGATCGTACAGATTGTCCAGATATATATAAGTACCTAAGGCTTAACTGGGAATGCGCCCACAGTGAATCCAGAATTAAAGATAGCATTGaagctgatttaaaaaaatccaaagaatag